Below is a genomic region from Helianthus annuus cultivar XRQ/B chromosome 2, HanXRQr2.0-SUNRISE, whole genome shotgun sequence.
GCTAGGGTTGTCCTTTTTACCCGAAACCCGACCAAAACCCGATATAAAGGATTCCCCGAAGAACCCAAACCCGAATAACCTTGAACCCGAAAtaatttaaatgtttttttttaagttggaTTGGGGTAATTCACTCAAAGTTCACTAATTTTTCataatatatcagtaggtaatttACTCAAAGTTCACTAATTTTTCataatatatcagtaggtaatatATCGGGTTAGTTTTTTCCCATCCAAGAACCCGAAAACCCGATTAAACACCCCTACTTACAGCAATTGTGGCAAGTATGGCCTTTTTATACTTAGCATCAACATTCTTCCAACTAGAATAGTATGAGGCTGGATAGATTTTGCAAGCATGGATAGATTTATATCCTAACCCAATTTTTCTAAGCTTCTTCTTAGCTTGATAGTATGAGGCTGGAATCTTATTTTGTTTTGGTAATGAATCTCTTAAAAGTTGGTCAAAATAACTATTCGTCAAGTTGCTCATTACTTTAAGATGCATCAATTTTGCTAGGAAGCTTAGGGAAGACATCCAAGTACAACCAGGGTATAACTCTGTAGTGAGCTCTTTGAACAGTGCATCAAATTCCGGGTGTAACGTATTTTCTTCGTCTTTATCTTCCTCTAGATTTTCTTCATTTACATTTTGTGCTGCAATAACATCAGCAATAACATCAAACACCTCATTATTTATTGTTGGCGCAGGCATGTCTGATTCCCAAAGGGCTTCTATCTCCGAAGCGTTAGCATATTCCTCACCATGATGAACCCATGTCGTATATGAAGGTAGAAACCCACGATTATGTATGTGGGCATAAATCGTAGGTAATTCCTGGAGTAACCGTTTTGAATTTGCACAACGTATACACGGGCAATACGCTTTGCCTTCATTGTTGACATGGTTGCTGGCAATCTCCATAAAGCTATCAAGACCGTTCAAAAATTCTGAACATCTCCGATTTCGTAATGTGATCCAGCTCTTATCACTTGCCATTACTGtcacattatatatttttttaataatctaccaaatatatatatatatatagagagaaagtataatgtacaaaatggcttaacctacattaacatacgcGACAGaatttataacgtgcgtaattatttttttcaccattataacgtgcgtgattatcacctccatgcgtgattatcacctcccatgcgtgattatcacccaAAAACTGCTCCCATGCGTTATTAgggctcccatgcgtgattattgcCCAGATCTGATGGTTGAGCGCGTCGCGTACGTGAAGTAGGATAAGgacttttgtatgttaacctttccctatatatatatatatatatatatatatatatatatatatatatatatatatatattacacacaaacatgcacataaacaaacaataaaTGAAAGAAGAAAATTATAGAATGTAAATCGATGCTTGTTGTTACAGATCAGAATATATACAGGCCGTAAACGCAGCGGATAACGGATTAACACTAAACAGATTCCCACTTAACAGATTAAAACTAAACAGCAGATTGTAGACAGCATTAACAGCAGGTTAACAGATTAAATACAGCTTTAATAACAAACATAATCATTAACAACAGCTTAAACACGTTCAAAACAACTTTAAACAGCAAACAAAATCATTAACAACAGCTTAAACAGGTTTTAAACAACATTAGCATCAGCCTAAACAGGTTCAAAACAGCTTTAACAACAAACAGAATCATTAACAGCAGGTTAAACAGGTTGTAAATCTCAACATGCAGTTTCCTTGTTTAGCTTATATCACTACAAGAAATCGGACCTTCAGCGACGATCAAAAAAAGGCCTTTTGTAAATCgttctttttcagttttcttggtttgggttgcttttaaaattatatgggttggtttggttaagatattttaaaattatttttgggtcaaagcgggtcgacaaGATAAATAAATGGGTCGATatgtgggttagtgtcttaaagaaacggGGCAGCTTTCGGATCTGAATGGGTTTCGAGGCGAACCGTTTCAACAcgaaccgttttgacgcgaactgcttcgacgtgaaccgtttcgacgcgtaccgtttcgacgcgaaccgtttcgaaagCAGTTTGGTTTGCAGCTCTTAAGGAGAAGGAAGTGATATCCTGTTTGTCGTACAACATAAAACATGTAATTTATTTGGTTTGCAGTCTGAATATGCACGGTTGCTATGCTTGATTATGTGACAATGGATTCTAGATTACGAAATTTCATGTCAGACTCCATGCAGTCAAACTCTGCTGCTAATAGTGTAAACCCCTCAAATCCAGGTATTTCATAATACACTAACGTTCAATGTTCTGCCcttaatttttataattatgtTTTCATTGATATAAGTTTATTTATGTAATGAGAAACAAAATGATGGAATATATATAACTATATTGTATATATTTTGTGTGTTTTACATCATAGAGAGGACACGTATATATAGAAGGGGAACTAACTCTAAACTAAACACTAAGACCCACTGGGTTGCACGGTAATACATAAGCTGATTACTCATATATATATGTGAAGGTTTTAGTAAGTCAAAGTTAGGGGCTAATTGTGTTACAgaatgcaaaccatagggaccatccatcTACTTTCGgcaaagttagggactaaatgtgttacaaagtacAAATCGCATGAACtatctgtgtacttttggaatgctagggactaaatccaaaGTTTTGGTAacccacagggaccatctgtgtactttactctttatTTATCTTGGATGGGTTATGTGTCAAATGAAAAGTTTAACTAAAAAGGGAATGTTGGCCGAACGGGTCGAAGGTTGACAAAAAATGTATCTTCATAGTGTGCACAATTTCTtgaactgttttttttttatcacaACAATATAATTTTTGACTTTTTGTAGCCTAAAATTTTCTTTATAAGTCTTAAAAAGGAAGAAAAAACAAGTTGTTGCTGGTCAACCTGACCCGGCCGAACTGTTTTGACTTATACTGAGAAAGTACTCGTTTTTTGTCACCTGTGACTAAGCACCAAAAATTGACAAAATTGGATACCACTGAAGGCACTTGCTCAGACCAAAATCAGTCATAAAGTTCGGGTTGCTTGTTAGATAGAGCATCCTGGATTAAACTTTCCAAGGGAACAGAATGCCGTAACAAACTGCataaaagttatatctatatGCAAAGGTAATGTGACAGACTACACTATGAAATGCTCACTCTATAAACAATATTAATGATGAATAAAAGTGGAGCTCATGGTGCAACAAAACAAGAGTAACCTAAGTCAAACTGTCCAAACACTATTTTTATCAAACTGAGATATTCATCGACAAAAGACTTTTGAGATTTATTCTATATGCCCTGTATTTTGTAGCTTCCATTGATTGATAAATGCAGACTCTAAAACTAAATTGACTTACACAAACACATATTTATTGACTTTATACACAACAATATATAAATAGTTATATCTAATGGATTAGTAGAAGATTACTAAAAATCCATACCTCCTCTGAACAAAATCACCCACCGCATAACTCTCATCCACCTCTTTTGTATATGCACCTCTTTTGTATGTGAACCACCACAAGTGGCCTAGTGGTGGAGTGACTTGGGTTCTCCAatggagacccaagttcaattcccattagtgccactttggtggccaccgacacctgctttaaagccggaccgaggacactcgaggtctcgggttcgaaacatgtttcttacccctcttgatggctatgggtatttgccgccagggatccttgtcgggtggtgaactgggaagggagatcccttccgcggtcaggggtaccgtgcaactacctttttttttatacatatatatgtgtgtctGTGTGTGCACGCGAGAACTAGCAAATCTCACCAAGCAAACTACAAAGTGAATAGTTTGCGCCATAGCCCTAATTCTGCAACTGCAGgatctttttttctttttgggCTTTTCTTATTAAAACTCATTTTggacatttttttttattaattggtagaaataataaaatatacaaaGATTTTAAAAGGTTACTAATTTCTGTTACTAGTTATATTAGGTTTTAAGTTTCTATATACCTGCTAGGCTGCTATGCAtacttcattttttttattattgcaGTTTTTGTGTGTTGGacgtttgcttttttttttttttttttttttttttttttgcgtagGATAAAAACTAATGCTCTCTCACTTTCTCTTTTTATCTGGTTCTCACAGTTGTCATCATTGGTTTTGAAACGAACCCTCTTATATGTATATTTGTTTAACAATTTACTAATGCTTTTTTATGGTAATTATATGATTTTTCTCCAACGTGTAGGTGTAGGTTCTGAGGTGACGCAACAAGTGAACAACCCGTAGCAGCTCCTGCAACAGCAAAGGACGACAGGCCAGCAAAATCTACTTTCAAGTCTACCGCAGTCATCACAGAAGTTAATTGGTCAATCCACCATGACATATGTTTTTGGTCAAAATTCGAACATGAAGAACCTTCAAAATATGTCTGGTGCTGCACTACAAAATTCGAACATGAAGAACCTTACCCGACCCGTCCCGACTCGAACCAAACAGAACCGTGAACGGACCCGAAAATTTAGATGGCCGGTCACATAAAATTACATCTAAAAACAAAGAACCCTATTGAGGCTGTTTAGCTGGGTAGAAAGGCCTTGTTGGCCATCATTTGCAAGGCACGTTACACCAATTGTATAAGAAGCTGCAAATAATGATATCTAGTTACACCACTCAAGTTGTTTTCACAGTGGACCCTTACATATTTAAAGTCAAACACATACAATCCAACACTAATAAAGTCAAATCCCCTTATAAACCAAACCGAATTGATTTTAAAAACAAATTAACAGATCAATCCAACCTCATGCAAAACAAATCATCTCAATAGTTAAAAGATAATTTGGTACTTACCAATTTCGTTATAAATTCAAAGGTATCGATTTTGTATTCCTTCTTAATTGTATTCAGTACATCAAAGGAGGAGAACAACTCTCCTATTTAAACAAAAGACAAAGAACAAAATAAGGAAAGAAATAGAAAAGAAGGAATGTTCTAGGAGCCATATTTAGGTGACATATTTCCAGTAACGGATCCTCAATAAAGGGAGAAATATATGGACCAAAATAATGAAATCCAATACTCCCCCTCAAGCTGGAGCGTGAAGGTTAACAACGCCCAGCTTGCCAAGCAAGAAGTTGAGTTGAGCAGCACCAAGGCCTTTGGTTAGGAGATCAGCAAGCTGAAGTTTAGAATCGATGGGCATGGTGCAAATTTCTTTAGATTCCACACGTTCACGTACAAAATAGCAGTCCATTTCAACATGTTTAGTACGTTCATGAAAGACTGGATTATTTGCGATGTGTCGTGCGGCCTGGTTGTCGCAGAAGAGAGTTGTAGGACCCGTTTGTTGAACATTCAGTTCATGTAACAGCCATCGTAACCAAATTACCTCACTGACAGTGGAAGCCATGGCTCGATATTCAGCTTCAGCGGAAGAGCGTGAGACAACAGACTGCTTTTTGGTTTTCCATGAGATGGGAGCACCACCAAGAAGAATGAGGTAACCGGTTCGAGAACGTCTAGAAAGTGGACAACCAAGCCAGTCCGAGTCAGAATAAGCGACTAAGTTTGTACCTCCTTCTTTAGCTAGAAGTATGCCTTGACCCGGGGTAGCTTTGAGGTATCGAAGAATTCGCATGACAACATCCATGTGACTCTGACGAGGGTCCGAGACAAATTGGCTAAGAGTATTAACCGAATAAGAAATGTCCGGACGGGTGGCCTGGAGGTAGAGAAGCCGCCCAATAAGGCGACGATAAGAACCAGCATCGACCTTGGGATCCTTATCTTCGGTGAGGAGTTTAAGGTTTTGTTCAATGGGAAAAGAACTCGGTCGACATCCTTCCATGCCACTATCTTCCAAAATATCAAGAGTATACTTCCGTTGGCTTAGAACaatgtaagaccctaatacgtatttgactaaaagtcgcagcggaagttcaagccataaactttctttcattataaacaccttaacttatttaaaaattaactttaacataactctttcacataaatccatcaatcgacttatttactaggtaaaaacatagcttatgtttactacattatatacatcaacgttcccgtacaatctcactagtgactcgatcctcgatctctattccttgatgatcctcatgactcgtactacctgcgctcaccacataaaattcataacattagtatgcattataaacatacaagatttattcatgtttactttctgttccgttaactctttacatcccagcttccCATCTGATCGTAcaatccgtggtgagactttctcattgtacctgcgttacacttcgttcacaaggcacactattattatcgtcaatactcaatttcattgaatacatgcgtatatactttcatacgtacttacatatatgcatccgttcacacataactacttacaaacctacgtacctacattcttgcgtacgttcctacatacgtgcatacctacatacatacatgcatacatgtctacatacgtacctattacatgccttctcacaaccctacatacgtgtacacattcgtacatactcacttggatatatatatacacatacacatactacctacatacacacctacatacatacatacatacattcattcatacataccacttatattcacacatacatacatacataccttcattcatacataccacttatattcacacatacatacatacataccttcattcatacataccacttatattcacacatacatacatacataccttcatacgtatctacttaaggaaattcttaacttagaatcccacgtttaggtaccatattactacatattctttaggatcccacatttaggtaccatattactatgtatcctttagaatcccac
It encodes:
- the LOC118484864 gene encoding secreted RxLR effector protein 161-like — encoded protein: MEGCRPSSFPIEQNLKLLTEDKDPKVDAGSYRRLIGRLLYLQATRPDISYSVNTLSQFVSDPRQSHMDVVMRILRYLKATPGQGILLAKEGGTNLVAYSDSDWLGCPLSRRSRTGYLILLGGAPISWKTKKQSVVSRSSAEAEYRAMASTVSEVIWLRWLLHELNVQQTGPTTLFCDNQAARHIANNPVFHERTKHVEMDCYFVRERVESKEICTMPIDSKLQLADLLTKGLGAAQLNFLLGKLGVVNLHAPA